In Methanobacterium sp. Maddingley MBC34, the DNA window TAATGAATGAGGGGTTCAGGATGTTAGGTGCTATTCCAAGGAACAGAGTGGCAAATAAGGTTGCCAGGGTGAACATCAGGAATCCACGGGTTATGTAAACATAAGCCCTGTATTTTGCAGCATATTCCAGGTAGGGTCCTTCAACAACATCTGGTTTTCCCTTTAATATGGCAAATGGGTATTCGTTTAAGAGGATCATGTATCCTATGAAGAATACAATTGCCCCCATTACTCCGGCCACAGTGAAGAGTATGGGTCCGTGCACCTGCTGGTAAGCTATGATGTCCTGCAGGTAAATGCTACCAGTCATGGCCACTGCCACGAAAATTGCGATGTACAGTGGGAATGATCCGAATGCTATTAACCGGAAGGCCCGGAGACTGCTGAGTTCTTCAAAAAATGATTGGGGTGTTTCTGGATGTGCTGCTCCTTTAGCTTTATCAGGGAAAGGCATGCGTACTGAGAGTACGGATCTGGAGAGGCTTCCCATGAACATGTACATTATTTCTTCCACCTTCAGGAATCCCACCAGGGCAATTACACTGGCCAGTGCTCCTACAAAGTACATCTGCGGGATGAGGAATAACAACAGGATTACTACAATTATCAAACTTATGAGGGGTAATGCATTGTACAAACGGGGCATTGGGGATTCAGGAGTTATGGTCTGTTTGAAGAAAAACTTTAAAGGAGCCATGATCCCGGGGCTGGTAATGGGTGGTCCTACCCTCTGCTGTATCCGGGCATGAATGAACTTTCGTTCAATACCCGGTAAGAAGAGACTCACAATGAAGGCCACCACCAGGGTGCCTATAACTGCTATTAGGGAATATATAAGGTCCATGGTCTATTTCTCCTCATAACTTAATGATCTCAATTGCCCGGTCAGTGCAGGTGAAACAGGGGTCGCATTGCACCACTGAAAGCTGGGCATCGGTAATGTGATGGCCTATGCAGGCGTGTTGCATGGCTCCAATGTTAGCCATTGATGGAGTTCGGATGACACAGTTTCTAACCCTGCCATCTTCCAGGGCATAGGAATGGTAAAGTGTTCCCCTGGGAACTTCAATATAACTCTTGGTAAGGGGTGTGTCCTGCATCTCCCAGCTCCTGTTAGTTATAGGACCATCTGGGAGGTCGCGGACTGCCTGACGTATGATCTTGATAGCTTCAAAGTTCTCAAAAACCCTCATTAGGAGTTGGGATTTGACATCACCATCGTCCTGGGTGATTACATCAAACTCAA includes these proteins:
- a CDS encoding formate hydrogenlyase subunit 4 (PFAM: NADH dehydrogenase) — encoded protein: MDLIYSLIAVIGTLVVAFIVSLFLPGIERKFIHARIQQRVGPPITSPGIMAPLKFFFKQTITPESPMPRLYNALPLISLIIVVILLLFLIPQMYFVGALASVIALVGFLKVEEIMYMFMGSLSRSVLSVRMPFPDKAKGAAHPETPQSFFEELSSLRAFRLIAFGSFPLYIAIFVAVAMTGSIYLQDIIAYQQVHGPILFTVAGVMGAIVFFIGYMILLNEYPFAILKGKPDVVEGPYLEYAAKYRAYVYITRGFLMFTLATLFATLFLGIAPNILNPSFIITLIVALLFPMLMAVLSAFSPIFTYKQFYPTVAGVSIIGVLAIVAALL